The Chelatococcus sp. HY11 nucleotide sequence GCCAAGGCCCCGGGTTTTGCCCGCATCGTGCGCAGCGAAATCCTGGGCTTGCGGGGACGGGAATTCGTCAAGGCGGCGATCGTGCTCGGCGCCACCGACCAGCGCATCATCACGCGGCATCTCTGGCCGAATGTCACCGGAAACCTCATCATTTACGCCTCGTTGAGCGGCTCCACGGCGCTCATTACCGAGTCTTCTCTCTCATTCCTGGGCCTCGGCGTGCGGCCGCCCGCGCCAAGCTGGGGCTATATGATTTCGGTGGGCATGGCCCACTGGCAATACTGGTGGATGAGCGTGTTTCCAGGCCTTGCGATCTTCCTGACGGTGCTTGCGTTCAATTTCGTCGGCGACGCCCTGCGCGATGCCTCGGACTCGAAGCTCGACCTCGGCACGTCCTGAGATGACAACCTCGGCCCGAGAGACGCACCCCCCTCTGCCTCGCCTTCTTGTCACGGGGGCCGCAGGAAGGCTTGGACGTCTGGCGGTCACGCATCTGAGGCAAGCCGCCCGCTATGACGTGGTCGCGACCGACGTGGCGACCATTCCCGATGGCATCGCCGCGGACCTGACACAACCCGCCGCGCAATGGGACGGGTTCCTCGATGGCGTGGACGCCATTCTGCACTGCGCGGGCCATCGCGGGCCGGGAACGACCTGGCAGGAAGCCCAGGAGCTCAACCTGGACTTGAGCCTGCGGCTCATGGCGGCGGCGCGGCGGCGCGTGAAACGCTTCGTGTTCCTCAGCTCGAACTGGGTGATGGCGGGTCACAGGTTCACGCAAGGACCCATCACAGTCCATCGCGAGCCAGCCCCCATCAACCCCTACGGCATGTCCAAACTGGCGATCGAGCGCGCCGGCATCGCGCTGGCCGAGGCCGGTGATTTTGATTTCATCGCGCTCAGGATTGGCATGGTTGTCGCTAAACCCCTGGATGCCGGGCGCCGGCTTCCGTCCATGCGGCGCTGGTCACAGGAAATGTGGCTAGGCGGTGAGGATTTCTGCGAGGGGATAGAGAAGGCCCTGACCGCACCCGTGAACGGCGCAAGTGTGCTCAATCTGGTTTCGGACAATCCCGGCTCGCGCTGGGACATCTCCGAGACGAGGCAGCGGATCGGCTATTCACCCGGCCCCGGCCGGCGAGCCGAGGTCCAGCCCGCGCACGAGGCGGCCGAGGTCACAGCCGCCCGCCTCGATCTATGCCGAACCGAGATCGTCAGGCATCTGGCGGCCGGAAGCGCGGACCTGCCCGATGAATCGGCGGCGCGATGCGCGGAAATCCTGACCGGTGAGGAGAAGGCACCGAAGCATCTGCCATAGGCTTCAATGCGCCGCCCCCGCACAAGTGGCGCTTCGGCTCGCGATGTAGACGCGCCAGTAGTCCGCGTGGGGGAAATTCGGATGAACACTGATCAAGCCGCGTGGATCCACGGTTTTCAAGAGGGCTTCATCGGCCGGAAGTAAGGACGGAGGGAGGCACGCCAAGGCGTCGGCGCGCTCCCACGCCTTCGTGACGCTTTCGATCTCCTGCGAAAACCAAAGATTGTAGAGATACGTGGTACCCGCCCCCAAACCGAGAGCGATTGCCAGGGCGACCTGCATGCCCCGGCCAAAGCGGAGCAGCCAGCCGCATATCCCAATGAGCGCAACGGCAAGGCCAGGGAAGGCCGAGCGCGTGTCCAGATATGCGCAGGGCCATGCCTCGACGCACCAGGTCTGATGCCGCACGGTCATCGCGACCGGTAGCGTCACATACAGGCTGAACAGAAGGCCCACGACGGCAATCATGAGCCAGGGCCGATCACGCTCGAGATACCGGAACGCCCCCCATGCCACCCCGGCGGTCAACACGGACATACCACCCCAGGCAGCAAGCGCTTTCCACGGTGCCAAAGTGAAGTGCGTCCGTTGGATCGGGAGCAGGACGGTCCCATTCAGGATGTGAAAGAACGACGTCCAGGCCATCGCTCCCAGATTCCAGACGCCATCCGGAGAATTGCTGGCGTAGTGGGAGGGATGCACGAACCGATAGCCAAGGTAGACCACCAGCGCCGTGGTGATGGCTGACGCGTCGAGCACCAGCCGGCTGGACCTTAGTCCGGCGAGGCCCTCCTCCTTTCCGCGGGAGAAATTCGCGAGATACTCGCAGCCGACGACCCCAAGCCCGAACACCCAGGCATACTCACTGATCGCCATGCTGAAGCAGAGGACGACGCCGAGCATGCACTGTGTCACCAGGGAACGCTGGCCTCCGCCAGCCATGCGCGATGCCAGAATGAGCAAGAACGGCACCGTGTTCTGAAGCGGGTAACTGTTCGGCGGCATGTGATCGAACCCAAGGCGTTGGTATGTGACCAGCACCAGGAAGATCAGCAAGGCAAATGCCCTTGATCGACTTTGGCGGCCGACCCAGAGCGCGGTGAGCAACATCAGCCCGCCCCATGCCCCAAGGAAGCCGACCCGAGCCCAGGGAACCGCAGCCAGATCACTGGCCAGCATGTTGACGGGCAACAGAATGAACTGTCCAACCCGACCTTGCTGCGCGGCGTTCTCGCTCAGGAATTGAATATTCTGCGCAAGCGTATTCTTAAGCGAAAGATAGTGAAACTGTATTTCATCAGCCGTCAGCCTGAAGCCTGACAGGAAAGGCCGCGCCTGCAATGCGGCCGCAAACAGGGCGAGGGCCCAGAGCACAGCGAAAACGTTGCCACGGATACGTATTTGTTCCCCCCGCCCACAAATTTATACTTATCCAAATTTTAGACGTCGGGTTGTCTGCCCAGCCACCCGGCGACGTCTTATTTCTTAGGATACGAACCTCCACCTCGATTTTTTTTGTATGGTTCTGATAAATAGCCGATTTCTGTCATTTTCATGTCGCGGCAGCGAGGAGCGGGGACATGACGTCTGGCATAAATACTACCATGAGGCAAGCGCCGCTTTATCCCCGGAGTGATCAGGAAATTCACTAGAGGGCAATCATCTCGCCGGCTCTCGGAAGCGGATTAGCGCAGCGTTGGCGCCAGTGTCTTCCTCGCTTCATGTCAGCATGCCAGCAACCGGTGTGGTTATTTTGCTGGTCATCATTGGCTGGCTCGGGTAGCATATCACCATGCCGTATGGACATCGGATCGGAGTTTTTATCGATCATGCCCGTTCGCAAGACTGAAAGCCGTATTCCGGAGAATTATCAGGCTTCCGATCTCGGGCAGGCTGGGCTTTCGGCCGACGGGCGCTCAGCCGTTGTATCCTTCATCACATCGCCAGTTGTCATCGGTAGGGACAATACTTTCGTCGTCTTTATCACGGATGGCGCACTGGCCGCGTCCGTGCAGTCGTTCGAATGGTCCTTCGCCGAGAACGATGGCGCGCCCGCAGTCGTGACGGCAGGGATCGGCGAGGTCAGCTATCGCCCCACGGCGACAGGCCGTCTCGCAACTGCGGTGCGCTGCCTTGACGGCGGAGGGACCGCTCTCGCAGCCCTTTCTCTCGATCAATCGGTGGTCTCGCCGCACGCCGGGCTCGAGGCCATGATCGCGGCGGGCGCTGACGAGCCAGGTCCTTCCGCCGCCAATCCGGAGGTGTCGCGCGAGCTCGTCAACGACTACAATATCTACTATCAGAACGTGGTCCCGCGCTCGGGCGCCACGGATGAGGGCTTCCGGCGCCTGGTTTTTGCCTTGCTCATGGAAAGTGCATTGCAGACCAGTGTCGCCCGCCGTCAGGCCGATCTCGCGGACATGGAGGCGGTCCTGAACGCGGGATCGGCTGGCTTTGCGACGCTCGCCGGCCGTGGGTTGGGCGTCGCGGGGTTGCGTCCGACGCTTCTTGCCATGACTGTCGGCCCGCATCTACCTTGGACGGAGCTGCCTGCGGATGGCGCGGCGCATGCCCTGGCCGAGGAGGAATTGCGTCGCAAAACGGCGGCGCTCCCTGAGGCAGCGCGCATCGACCTCTTCAATCTCGCCCGCTTTCCCAAAAGCAGCATCACGCAGTGCGGACGGGCGATCGAAGCCCTCCGTGACCGCTATTTCAACGGCATCGATTTCGACACGGTCCTCGCCGAGCTCAACGGCACGCGGGCTCACTGGATCAACAGGCACTACCGGGAAGGGCCCCTGAAGCGCGCGTGACAAGCAACACCCCCGCCGATCCGTGCGGGCTGGAGGATCGGAATGGGGAGGACGAGCAAGCGATCGCAAACGGCCGGCCATGAGGCCATCCGTCAGCTCGCGCCGAACACCGCCCCCGAGGGGCCCGGCCCCGATCCCGGTGGTGGTTCGGGCTCGACCTTTCCCTTGCCGCCGGCTCTGGAGACCGCCGCGCAAGCCTTCAGGCAACTTTTCACGGACAATGAATCGGAATACCATCTGCTCGGCGGCCAGTTCGCCCTGGTGCGCGCCATGCGCGCCGCGTTGAAGACGAAGATCTACGACATCAACGATACCGCCCTGCGCGAGGCGCTGCTCAGCTTGATCGAGGATGGCGGCTGGGGCGATCTCGCCGACGCGATACGCTCGGCTGGCGTGCGCATCGGCCAGTCCTACCGGAACGGTCTGCCGGCAGGTCACCCCGACAAGACAAAGCCGCTCGGCGTGCTGCGGTCCGGCTCGACGGTCACCGGCACTACGGCCTACACGTCGGCGACGGCTTCGGCACGCCAGACAATGAATGCCGCACAGGTCTCCGCGGCTGACAAGGCGATCGCCACCGCCGTACTCAACGACAATACCGCCAATGGCGCGTGGGCTTATGAGCGCGTGAACCGGTGGCTCGGTCAACCCAAGCTCGCCGCCGCGACATTCGACAAGGTTTCCTTGCCGCGGCAATGCGCTCTGTTTCTTGACTCACTCGTCATGTGCGGTTCCGCCTCGCAATTCACCGCGAAACAACTCTTGAAAACGCGCAATGTCGCCGCGCAGTCGCTGCCGGCATTCACGCCGGTCACCTTGACGAACCTGAATGCCAAGGACGACCGATCGACGACCAACAATCTGATGTTGAACTATACGCCCGGCCAGCTGCAGACTGTCGTCGCGGCCGCGCGCACGCTTCTCAGCGCGGGACGCTATCTCGTCGCCGGATGCCTGAGTGGCCGCAAGTACGAAGCCGGCGAACATCCGTTTCCCGAACATTACATTCTTCTCTTTGCCGTCGCCGACAAAACGTTTCTGTTCTGGGATCCGGATGTTTCGGTCACCGATATTGCTGAACTGAGTGGGAAACTTGGACCTGCTATCGGAGTTCTGTTCTACGACGATTCCGATGCCGCCCGTCCGAAATTCTCGACTGGTCTCGATTTCAACGATCTCTCCGATATCGACATCAACGGGCACCATACTAAACACCGAAAACGCCACCGATATCAGATCGTGCACCTGCAAAAACCATAGCCCGAGCGTTCCCCACTCTGGAGTGAGCCCCGCATCATGTCCCAGAACGCCCTCACCTCCCTCCTCTGCGACATCGCGGTGGCGTTTGGATCGATCGCCGACATCGATACGCCGGAGCGGGCAGCCGCCCTCTTCGCCAAGCTCGGCTATGCCGTGCCGGGGGCGACCGCCATGGGGGCGCTCGCTGGCCTCAAGAGCGCGGTGGCCGGGCTCGGCGGCAGCGTCCGGGCTTCCGCCAGCATCGACACCGACAACGGAAAGCTTGCCGCCAATATCGATCTGCTCGCGCGGCTCGCGGCGGTCGCCGACGCCATGCGCCAGGTCCAATCAGCCCTTCAGGGCGCCGGTGTCCCCAATCTCGGCGAGCTCGTGCCACGGCTGACCGACCATCTCCTGCTCGACCATATCGATCGCGCACAGCCGCAACTGCATGAGGGGTTGCTGCTCATTGGGCTGATCGATCGCAACGAGGCGCCGGCGGCCGGCCAGCCCATGCGGCGTATCAACTGGCGACGCCTGAGCGCCTTGCTCACCGCACCCGGCGAGATCGCCCGGGATGTCTATCGCTTCGACACCAACCTCGATATCGATCTGCTCCTCGCGCGCCTCGAAAAGCTGATGCGCGCCTCCGGCATGCCGGGCGGGCGCTACCCGCAAGCGGCCGCGACCAAGGCGGCATTGGGCAACGCTGGCGCCGGGCTGCCGGAACTGCGTTTCCCCTTCTTCCAGAAAGGCTTCACACCCGAGACCTACAGCCAGTTCGGCATCACCATTTCGCCGGCCGAGGCCACCGGCGGCAAGCGCCGGGGCGTGGCGCTCCTCCCCTATATCAGGGGTGGAAACAGCTTCCAGTTCAATGTCTGCGATCGCGGCGAGCTTGTCTTCTCGTCCACGACCGACATTCGCAAGGTCGGCTTTACCGTGCGGCCTCCCTTCACGGCGGAAGGGCTTTTCGATCTCACCGGCGCCTTCGGCGCCAGCATTGCCATTCGCGAGAAGAAGGCCCGCGCCGAGGAAGTCACCCTCATCGGCTCGCCCGGCGGCACGCGCCTCTCCGTACAAGGGCTCGGCTTCAACATCTTTGCCGGCACACCGCAGGGCAAGCTCGACCTCGGCGTCGAAGCCGAGATCGGTGCCTTCCGTTTCGTCATCGATGCCGGTAAGGCAGACGGCTTTCTGCAGAAGGTCCTCTCCGGCCTGCATGTGGAAGCGGAAACAGACCTCGCCTTCGGCATGGCGCTCTTGTCCGGCTTCACCTTTCGCGGCGGCGGCAAGCTCGCGCTGGAGCTCAGCACCCATATCGATCTCGGCCCGGCCAAGCTCGATGGCATCCGGCTTGGTCTCGGCCCGAGCAACGACCGCTTCAGCCTCGATACGGGGGCGCTGCTGAAGTTCGACCTCGGGCCGCTCAAGGCGGTTGTCGAGGACATCGGGCTTTCGACCAGCCTCGATTTCCGCCCGGGCAATCTCGGCCCGGCGCATCTCAGCGTCGGCTTCAAGCCGCCGAAGGGCGTGGGGCTGTCCGTTGATGCGGGCATCGTTACCGGTGGAGGCTATCTCAGCCTCGATCCCGAACGGGGCGAATACGCCGGCGCCATCGAGCTCAGCTTCAGCGGCATCGTCGCGCTCAAGGCCTTCGGGCTCATCTCGACCAGGATGCCCGATGGCACCAAGGGCTTTTCGCTCGTCATCATCATCTCGGTCGAGTTCGGCACCGGCATCCAGCTCGGCTTCGGCTTCACGCTGCTGGCGGTTGGCGGCCTTATCGGCCTCAACCGGACGATGAATCTCGAGGCGCTGATGGACGGCGTGCGCACCGGCTCCATTGAATCCATCATGTTCCCGCGGGACGTGGTGGCGAACGCACCGAAGATCATCAGCGATCTCAGGACGTTGTTCCCGGCGCAGGAAGGCACCTTCCTCATCGGGCCGATGGCCAAGCTCGGCTGGGGTACGCCGACGCTGGTCAGCGTCTCGCTCGGGATCATCATCGAGATCCCGGGCAACATCGCCATCATCGGGGTCCTGAAGGTGGCGATCCCAGCCGAGGATGCACCGCTCATCATCCTTCAGGTCAATTTCGCCGGCGCCATCGAATTCGACAAGCAACGCATCTATTTCTTCGCCTCGCTGTTTGAATCCCGGGTCGTCTTCCTCACCATCGACGGCGAGATGGGATTGCTCGTGGCCTTTGGCGACGACGCGAATTTCGTCGTCAGCGTCGGTGGTTTCCACCCCCGTTTCGCGCCGCCGCCCCTGCCCTTCCCAAGCCCAAGGCGCATCAGCGTCAGCCTCCTCAGCACGCCGTTGTCCCGAGTGAGGATCGAGGGCTATTTCGCCGTCACTGCCAATACCGTGCAATTCGGGGCGCGGGTCGAGGTCTATTTCGGCTTCAGCGCCCTCAACGTCAAAGGCCATCTCGCCTTCGACGCACTGTTCCAGTTCTCGCCCTTCCGCTTCATCATCGAGATCTCCGCCTCGCTGTCGGCGAATGTCTTCGGCGCGGGGCTGTTTTCGGTGCGTGTCCGGGGCGAGCTGCAAGGCCCCGCGAAATGGCGCATCAGGGGCCAAGGCTCGATCTCTTTGCTCTTCTGGGATGTCGATGTGGACATCAACGAGAGCTGGGGCGAGAGCGCCGACACCCTGCTGCCGCCGATCGCGGTACTGCCGCTGCTCGCCGGCGAATATGCCAAGATGGAGAACTGGCGGGCAATCCTGCCCGCAGGGAACGGGCTCTTCGTCACGCTGCGCAAGATGCCGGCCGAGGAAGCAGCGCTTGTCCTTCATCCCGTCGGCCTCCTGGCGATCAGCCAGCGCACCGTGCCGCTCGCTATCAAGCTCGACAAGATCGGCAATCAGGCGCCCAGTGACGTCAACCGGCTGACGATCGATGTCGCCGGCGGCGGGCTCGCCAAGCGCGACGACGCCTTCGAGCCCTTCGCGCCGGCGCAGTTCCAGAATTTCTCAGATGCCGACAAGCTGTCGCGGCCAGCCTTCGCGCCGGAGAAATCCGGTTTGCATCTGTCCGCAGCAGGTGCCGATCTCAGGACGAGCCGCATGGTCAAACGCATCGTGCGTTACGAAGAGATCATCATTGACAACAACTTCAAGCGCTTTACGCGGCGCTTCTTCCTCTTCGCCGGCACGCTGTTCAATTTCTTCCTCAACGGCGCGGCGATCACCCATTGCGCGCTCTCGAAGGCCGCCAAGAAGCAGCTCGA carries:
- a CDS encoding NAD(P)-dependent oxidoreductase encodes the protein MTTSARETHPPLPRLLVTGAAGRLGRLAVTHLRQAARYDVVATDVATIPDGIAADLTQPAAQWDGFLDGVDAILHCAGHRGPGTTWQEAQELNLDLSLRLMAAARRRVKRFVFLSSNWVMAGHRFTQGPITVHREPAPINPYGMSKLAIERAGIALAEAGDFDFIALRIGMVVAKPLDAGRRLPSMRRWSQEMWLGGEDFCEGIEKALTAPVNGASVLNLVSDNPGSRWDISETRQRIGYSPGPGRRAEVQPAHEAAEVTAARLDLCRTEIVRHLAAGSADLPDESAARCAEILTGEEKAPKHLP
- a CDS encoding DUF6603 domain-containing protein — protein: MSQNALTSLLCDIAVAFGSIADIDTPERAAALFAKLGYAVPGATAMGALAGLKSAVAGLGGSVRASASIDTDNGKLAANIDLLARLAAVADAMRQVQSALQGAGVPNLGELVPRLTDHLLLDHIDRAQPQLHEGLLLIGLIDRNEAPAAGQPMRRINWRRLSALLTAPGEIARDVYRFDTNLDIDLLLARLEKLMRASGMPGGRYPQAAATKAALGNAGAGLPELRFPFFQKGFTPETYSQFGITISPAEATGGKRRGVALLPYIRGGNSFQFNVCDRGELVFSSTTDIRKVGFTVRPPFTAEGLFDLTGAFGASIAIREKKARAEEVTLIGSPGGTRLSVQGLGFNIFAGTPQGKLDLGVEAEIGAFRFVIDAGKADGFLQKVLSGLHVEAETDLAFGMALLSGFTFRGGGKLALELSTHIDLGPAKLDGIRLGLGPSNDRFSLDTGALLKFDLGPLKAVVEDIGLSTSLDFRPGNLGPAHLSVGFKPPKGVGLSVDAGIVTGGGYLSLDPERGEYAGAIELSFSGIVALKAFGLISTRMPDGTKGFSLVIIISVEFGTGIQLGFGFTLLAVGGLIGLNRTMNLEALMDGVRTGSIESIMFPRDVVANAPKIISDLRTLFPAQEGTFLIGPMAKLGWGTPTLVSVSLGIIIEIPGNIAIIGVLKVAIPAEDAPLIILQVNFAGAIEFDKQRIYFFASLFESRVVFLTIDGEMGLLVAFGDDANFVVSVGGFHPRFAPPPLPFPSPRRISVSLLSTPLSRVRIEGYFAVTANTVQFGARVEVYFGFSALNVKGHLAFDALFQFSPFRFIIEISASLSANVFGAGLFSVRVRGELQGPAKWRIRGQGSISLLFWDVDVDINESWGESADTLLPPIAVLPLLAGEYAKMENWRAILPAGNGLFVTLRKMPAEEAALVLHPVGLLAISQRTVPLAIKLDKIGNQAPSDVNRLTIDVAGGGLAKRDDAFEPFAPAQFQNFSDADKLSRPAFAPEKSGLHLSAAGADLRTSRMVKRIVRYEEIIIDNNFKRFTRRFFLFAGTLFNFFLNGAAITHCALSKAAKKQLDPFEDKITVMPETFTVAFQATNKAFAANAGAFRSEASARQFMNDVVANDPTLMDAVHVIPSYERAA